The following are encoded together in the Streptomyces flavofungini genome:
- a CDS encoding PP2C family protein-serine/threonine phosphatase: MNRIKPRAPRRGFGAHHTARRRARTAHGDRPGATTSFERPRTRRLRRALTLGLPTLWGAAAITYKLTCPLAQQHSLGARIVTSAVFFAVGTGLVLQVRHALLRELRQLREVAGAAQNVLLRPLPPRVDGFALAAGRLSATHGASVGGDLYEVAATDHGVRLVMGDVRGHGLAAIGTAAAVLGSFREAAHEEPELPLVLRRLERALARHLRERSRAEHPASGAAPPEGPLAEEFVTVLLVEIGPDGDVRALNCGHPWPYRLRGRAEPMPGGDPLPPLGPFPLPADLPPARLGRLLPGDALALYTDGMEDARDTAGRFFPLQSVLTEAARTAPVSPQRVIHAVYGELLRHIGRLTSDDAALLVLRNDRSRVPSQVTETGRRARTMS; encoded by the coding sequence ATGAACCGGATCAAGCCTCGCGCGCCCCGTCGCGGCTTCGGGGCCCACCACACGGCGAGGCGTCGGGCGAGAACTGCCCACGGGGACCGCCCCGGAGCCACCACGTCGTTCGAGCGACCCCGCACCCGCAGGCTGCGCCGCGCACTCACGCTCGGCCTGCCCACGCTCTGGGGCGCCGCCGCCATCACGTACAAACTGACCTGCCCGCTCGCCCAACAGCACAGCCTGGGCGCGCGGATCGTCACCAGTGCCGTCTTCTTCGCCGTCGGCACCGGCCTGGTCCTGCAGGTGCGCCATGCGCTGCTGCGCGAGCTGCGCCAGCTCAGGGAGGTCGCGGGCGCCGCGCAGAACGTCCTGCTCCGGCCGCTGCCGCCCCGCGTCGACGGATTCGCGCTCGCCGCGGGACGGCTCTCCGCCACGCACGGCGCCTCCGTCGGCGGGGACCTGTACGAGGTCGCGGCCACCGACCACGGCGTGCGCCTGGTGATGGGGGACGTCAGGGGTCACGGCCTCGCCGCGATCGGCACCGCGGCCGCGGTCCTCGGCAGCTTCCGCGAGGCCGCCCACGAGGAGCCCGAACTGCCGCTCGTCCTGCGCCGCCTGGAGCGCGCGCTCGCCCGGCACCTGCGGGAGCGCTCCCGCGCCGAGCACCCCGCGAGCGGCGCCGCGCCGCCGGAGGGCCCGCTCGCCGAGGAGTTCGTGACCGTGCTGCTCGTGGAGATCGGCCCGGACGGTGACGTACGGGCGCTCAACTGCGGCCACCCGTGGCCCTATCGGCTGCGCGGCCGGGCCGAGCCGATGCCGGGCGGGGACCCGCTGCCGCCGCTCGGACCCTTCCCGCTGCCGGCCGACCTGCCGCCCGCGCGCCTCGGACGGCTGCTGCCCGGCGACGCCCTCGCGCTGTACACCGACGGCATGGAGGACGCCCGTGACACCGCGGGCCGGTTCTTCCCGCTGCAGTCCGTGCTCACCGAGGCCGCCCGGACCGCGCCCGTCTCGCCGCAGCGCGTCATCCACGCCGTCTACGGCGAACTCCTGCGCCACATCGGCCGGCTGACGTCCGACGACGCCGCGCTCCTGGTCCTGCGCAACGACCGCTCGCGGGTGCCGTCGCAGGTGACCGAGACCGGGCGGCGCGCCCGCACCATGAGCTGA
- a CDS encoding NUDIX hydrolase, protein MQWTKQSEQTVYGNRWFTVNLADVELPDGRHLDHFLIRLRPVAIATVVNEANEVLLLWRHRFITDSWGWELAAGVVEDGEDIAYAAAREMEEETGWRPGPLRHLMSVEPSNGLTDARHHIYWSDEGTYIGHPEDDFESDRREWVPLKLVPDMVARGEVPAANMAAALLLLHHLRLGQDGR, encoded by the coding sequence GTGCAGTGGACGAAACAGAGCGAACAAACTGTGTATGGAAATCGATGGTTCACCGTCAATCTCGCAGATGTCGAGCTACCTGACGGGCGGCACCTCGACCACTTCCTGATACGCCTGCGGCCCGTTGCGATCGCCACGGTCGTGAACGAGGCCAACGAGGTGCTGCTCCTGTGGCGGCACCGCTTCATCACCGACAGCTGGGGCTGGGAGCTGGCCGCCGGCGTCGTCGAGGACGGCGAGGACATCGCGTACGCGGCGGCCCGCGAGATGGAGGAGGAGACCGGCTGGCGGCCGGGACCCCTGCGGCACCTGATGAGCGTGGAGCCGTCCAACGGTCTCACCGACGCCCGGCACCACATCTACTGGTCGGACGAGGGGACCTACATCGGCCACCCCGAGGACGACTTCGAGTCGGACCGCCGTGAGTGGGTCCCGCTGAAGCTCGTACCCGACATGGTGGCGCGGGGCGAGGTCCCGGCCGCCAACATGGCGGCGGCACTCCTCCTGTTGCACCATCTGCGTCTTGGCCAGGACGGACGCTAG
- a CDS encoding 3-hydroxybutyryl-CoA dehydrogenase, with amino-acid sequence MADIARVGVVGCGQMGAGIAEVCARSGLDVKVAETTGEALEIGRTRLYNSLSKAAERGKISETERDDSIARLSFTTDLGEFADRDLVIEAVVENEQVKTEIFQVLDQVVTRQDAILASNTSSIPLVKLAVATSRPDQVIGIHFFNPAPVQQLVELIPALTTSEGTISRAQTLVEKVLGKHAIRAQDRSGFVVNALLIPYLLSAIRMFESGIASREDIDNGMEMGCAHPMGPLKLSDLIGLDTVASVADSMYEEYKEPLYAAPPLLQRMVDAGRLGRKTGSGFYTYA; translated from the coding sequence ATGGCCGACATTGCGCGCGTCGGAGTGGTGGGCTGTGGCCAGATGGGCGCGGGTATCGCGGAGGTCTGCGCCCGCTCCGGCCTGGACGTGAAGGTCGCGGAGACCACCGGCGAGGCCCTGGAGATCGGCCGTACCCGGCTGTACAACTCCCTGTCCAAGGCGGCCGAGCGCGGCAAGATCTCCGAGACGGAGCGGGACGACTCCATCGCCCGCCTCAGCTTCACCACCGACCTCGGCGAGTTCGCCGACCGCGACCTCGTCATCGAGGCCGTCGTGGAGAACGAGCAGGTCAAGACCGAGATCTTCCAGGTCCTCGACCAGGTGGTGACGCGCCAGGACGCGATCCTCGCCTCCAACACCTCCTCCATCCCGCTGGTGAAGCTGGCCGTGGCGACCTCCCGCCCGGACCAGGTCATCGGCATCCACTTCTTCAACCCGGCCCCCGTGCAGCAGCTCGTCGAGCTGATCCCGGCGCTGACCACGTCGGAGGGCACGATCAGCCGGGCCCAGACCCTGGTGGAGAAGGTGCTCGGCAAGCACGCGATCCGGGCCCAGGACCGCTCGGGCTTCGTGGTGAACGCGCTGCTCATTCCGTATCTGCTCTCCGCGATCCGGATGTTCGAGTCGGGCATCGCCTCGCGCGAGGACATCGACAACGGCATGGAGATGGGCTGCGCCCACCCGATGGGGCCGCTGAAGCTGTCCGACCTGATCGGCCTGGACACGGTGGCATCGGTGGCGGACAGCATGTACGAGGAGTACAAGGAGCCGCTGTACGCCGCTCCCCCGCTGCTCCAGCGCATGGTCGACGCGGGCCGCCTCGGCCGCAAGACGGGCTCGGGCTTCTACACGTACGCCTGA
- a CDS encoding glycoside hydrolase family 10 protein: MSRRAFTMAAASVAAGLAMAGDAAALPSAGRRGREMRGMWVATVVNIDWPSKPGLSAKEQRAELIAYLDEAVRRRLNAVVLQVRPTADAFWPSRYEPWSEWLTGTQGKDPGWDPLGTAVREAHRRGLELHAWFNPFRIAMHTDPTRLVPTHPARLHPEWVVPYGGKLYYNPGLPEVRRFMQDSMLDAVRRYRLDAVHWDDYFYPYPVAGQTFDDDDAFARYGGGFPDRASWRRDNIDRLVEEMGRRVHRIRPGTRFGISPFGVWRNIATDPTGSDTRAGVQTYDDLYADTRGWVRKGWIDYICPQLYWLAQPLDQQVPANYAVLVPWWDEVARGTGVKLYVGEALYKAGDPAQPAQWQDPAELSRHLTYAKGFPRVRGHIFYSAKHVVADRIGAMQRVVDDHYTYRGGQ, encoded by the coding sequence ATGTCGCGACGGGCGTTCACGATGGCGGCGGCCTCGGTGGCCGCCGGGCTCGCGATGGCGGGGGACGCGGCGGCGCTGCCCTCGGCCGGGCGTCGGGGGCGTGAGATGCGCGGCATGTGGGTGGCCACGGTCGTCAACATCGACTGGCCCTCGAAGCCGGGCCTGTCCGCCAAGGAGCAGCGCGCCGAACTGATCGCCTATCTCGACGAGGCGGTGCGCAGACGGCTGAACGCGGTGGTCCTCCAGGTGCGTCCGACGGCCGACGCCTTCTGGCCCTCGCGGTACGAGCCGTGGTCGGAGTGGCTGACCGGCACCCAGGGCAAGGACCCGGGCTGGGACCCGCTGGGCACCGCCGTGCGCGAGGCCCACCGCAGGGGCCTGGAGCTGCACGCCTGGTTCAACCCGTTCCGGATCGCCATGCACACCGACCCCACCCGCCTCGTCCCCACCCACCCCGCACGCCTGCACCCCGAGTGGGTCGTGCCGTACGGCGGGAAGCTCTACTACAACCCGGGCCTGCCCGAGGTGCGCCGGTTCATGCAGGACTCGATGCTCGACGCCGTCCGCCGCTACCGCCTGGACGCGGTGCACTGGGACGACTACTTCTACCCCTATCCCGTGGCGGGCCAGACCTTCGACGACGACGACGCGTTCGCGCGGTACGGCGGCGGCTTCCCGGACCGGGCCTCGTGGCGGCGCGACAACATCGACCGCCTGGTGGAGGAGATGGGGCGCCGGGTGCACCGGATCCGCCCCGGCACCCGGTTCGGGATCAGCCCCTTCGGGGTGTGGCGCAACATCGCGACCGACCCGACCGGATCGGACACGCGCGCGGGCGTGCAGACCTACGACGACCTGTACGCGGACACGCGCGGCTGGGTGCGCAAGGGCTGGATCGACTACATCTGCCCGCAGCTGTACTGGTTGGCACAACCACTTGACCAGCAGGTTCCTGCGAACTACGCCGTGCTGGTGCCCTGGTGGGACGAGGTCGCGCGGGGTACCGGCGTGAAGCTGTACGTGGGGGAGGCCCTGTACAAGGCGGGGGATCCGGCGCAGCCCGCTCAGTGGCAGGACCCGGCCGAGCTGTCCCGGCACCTCACGTACGCGAAGGGCTTCCCGCGCGTGCGCGGGCACATCTTCTACTCGGCGAAGCATGTCGTCGCCGACCGGATCGGCGCGATGCAGCGTGTCGTCGACGACCATTACACGTACCGCGGCGGGCAGTGA
- a CDS encoding XRE family transcriptional regulator, giving the protein MSQADLARELSAARGWPPRGPGSLCKSQVARWENRAVEPKDWRPYLEQVLDLNGSGYCDLTPRSAGTTAVDEGVDPVDRRVFLGATTVLGLSIAAPAAAVNGQRLGMADVERYSKRLVELRRLDDYSGGSSVYPLVAEEVTDLSRAANHGTYSDAVARSLLSILAELYQFASWVAFDSGRIERSKRLAQAASAAANQAGNRTLASTALSELSYITASSGKPKESVSMAQASLANAPKEVLPAVEVVLADRLAWAFARTGDARGVDYALGLSNRAHDRREIKRVAEPDTVYWINRDESKIMAGRCWAELRRPERSLPVLESLTVPYDDSHAREVSLYQRWLAGSYMDSGDLDRAVHAADRALELSRGTSSKRLNSMLDGMLMDFEPHKKEQKVRQLLGTWAM; this is encoded by the coding sequence ATGAGCCAAGCCGACCTGGCGCGGGAGTTGAGCGCTGCTCGTGGCTGGCCACCAAGAGGGCCTGGATCGCTATGCAAGAGCCAGGTGGCGCGTTGGGAGAACCGAGCCGTCGAGCCGAAGGACTGGCGGCCCTACCTGGAACAGGTGCTCGACCTCAACGGATCTGGTTACTGTGATCTGACCCCGCGTTCAGCGGGTACCACTGCTGTGGATGAAGGGGTTGATCCTGTGGATCGTCGAGTGTTCCTCGGGGCTACAACAGTCCTCGGGCTGTCCATCGCCGCACCAGCAGCCGCAGTCAACGGCCAGCGCCTAGGTATGGCCGACGTCGAGCGCTACTCGAAGAGGCTCGTCGAACTGCGGCGTCTCGACGACTACAGCGGCGGATCATCCGTGTACCCATTGGTCGCGGAAGAGGTCACGGATCTCTCGCGCGCCGCCAACCACGGGACGTACTCGGATGCCGTGGCGAGAAGCCTGCTCAGCATACTTGCGGAGCTGTACCAGTTCGCCTCATGGGTCGCCTTCGACAGTGGCCGCATCGAGCGGTCCAAGCGCCTCGCTCAGGCTGCTTCTGCGGCAGCCAACCAGGCCGGAAACCGCACTCTGGCCTCTACCGCCCTGTCTGAGCTGTCGTACATCACGGCGTCTTCTGGCAAGCCCAAGGAGAGCGTGAGTATGGCTCAGGCATCCCTCGCTAACGCGCCGAAGGAAGTGCTCCCGGCGGTCGAGGTGGTCCTTGCTGACCGACTTGCTTGGGCCTTCGCCCGTACTGGTGACGCTCGTGGTGTCGACTACGCCCTCGGTCTCTCCAACCGTGCACACGACAGGCGTGAGATCAAGCGAGTGGCGGAGCCAGACACGGTGTACTGGATCAATCGGGACGAGTCGAAAATCATGGCTGGTCGCTGCTGGGCAGAACTTCGGCGGCCTGAGCGCTCCCTGCCAGTTCTGGAAAGCCTGACAGTTCCGTACGACGATTCGCATGCCCGTGAGGTGTCCCTGTATCAGAGGTGGCTCGCAGGCTCGTACATGGACTCTGGCGACCTTGACCGCGCCGTCCACGCTGCCGATCGAGCCCTGGAGCTCTCCCGAGGAACGTCCTCGAAGCGCCTGAACTCGATGCTCGACGGCATGCTGATGGACTTCGAGCCGCACAAGAAGGAGCAGAAGGTCAGGCAGCTCCTCGGCACCTGGGCCATGTAG
- a CDS encoding NUDIX domain-containing protein: MREETELSTPPRRRVRAGVLFLSENEDVLLVELRHRKVQTLPESGVQTGEGPQDALARLAGNSLGLFIRPHQMLVHDVVMEPGLADSYEYVFFGGILNSSRVLIHDRNTLSGCLWVPQEELADRASPEHLDRILLALTALKLGSCITVVNGQEQKGPCQNSGESITAGQAPDEAP; the protein is encoded by the coding sequence ATGCGTGAGGAGACAGAGTTGTCGACACCCCCGCGTCGACGAGTTAGAGCGGGGGTCTTGTTCCTCAGTGAGAACGAGGACGTTCTCCTGGTCGAGCTGCGGCACCGGAAGGTGCAGACGCTGCCCGAAAGCGGTGTCCAGACTGGAGAGGGGCCGCAGGACGCGCTTGCCCGCCTGGCGGGCAACTCCCTCGGGCTGTTCATTCGTCCACACCAGATGCTTGTGCACGACGTTGTGATGGAGCCGGGCCTGGCGGACAGCTACGAGTATGTCTTCTTCGGCGGCATCCTCAACTCCAGCCGGGTACTGATCCACGACAGAAATACGCTGAGTGGCTGTCTGTGGGTGCCGCAAGAGGAGTTGGCCGATCGTGCGTCACCTGAGCATCTGGACCGGATTCTCTTGGCGCTGACGGCGCTGAAACTGGGGTCGTGCATCACTGTGGTCAACGGGCAGGAGCAGAAGGGCCCCTGCCAGAACTCTGGAGAGTCGATCACAGCCGGACAGGCACCGGATGAGGCGCCATGA
- a CDS encoding DUF6283 family protein has protein sequence MSPSHRPPAPRPCETCPYRRDVPSGIWSEADYEKLRKYDAETPNQPEKLFQCHQADADSAARRICAGWAGCHGPHLLALRMAMIKGYIDEATFRASINYESPAPLFSSGNEAADHGQSDIDAPTVEAHRLIEKITRTRADLV, from the coding sequence ATGTCTCCGTCACATCGCCCCCCAGCACCGCGGCCCTGCGAGACCTGCCCCTACCGCCGTGACGTGCCTTCAGGAATATGGTCTGAGGCCGATTACGAGAAGCTGCGGAAGTACGATGCCGAGACCCCAAATCAACCCGAGAAACTATTCCAGTGCCACCAGGCCGACGCTGATAGTGCTGCCCGACGGATCTGTGCTGGGTGGGCCGGATGCCACGGGCCTCACCTGCTAGCGCTGAGAATGGCCATGATTAAGGGCTACATCGATGAGGCCACTTTCAGGGCTTCTATCAACTACGAGTCCCCGGCGCCTCTCTTCTCATCGGGTAATGAGGCAGCAGATCACGGCCAATCAGATATCGATGCCCCCACCGTCGAGGCCCACCGCCTCATTGAGAAGATCACCCGGACTCGCGCAGACCTTGTCTAG
- a CDS encoding recombinase family protein, which produces MDQAGPMGVTHVLAERSDRVARAMLTSLTVEHHLEKVGVEVVYANEAVGGTESGRLRTRRYSQVDAEIYRATLLEMSMGGQIQHAINGWNHGYPPYPYIAVVDEDAPEPREGRFGVTRPKKKLAPHPDSRRFNAARELCRLRREEHLRGGDIIAVLEADPDRYPIEGRWTYNLVEGLIANPKLTGYQVYNRKASRTGRAGYTTLNPISQWVWSPKEVHEPVVSLEEWKAAQEVTAGLRASKDAGGPLLRIRAAARQRGLTVTVVNSSDTHTLYRIGDRKVALPNPLPQVLAQQIIDDLGGTP; this is translated from the coding sequence ATGGACCAGGCCGGACCGATGGGCGTCACACACGTCCTGGCGGAGCGCTCTGACCGTGTGGCCCGCGCGATGCTGACCAGCCTCACCGTTGAGCACCACCTGGAGAAGGTTGGCGTCGAGGTGGTGTATGCCAACGAAGCCGTGGGCGGCACCGAATCCGGCAGACTGCGCACCCGCCGGTACAGCCAGGTGGATGCGGAGATCTACCGGGCGACCCTCTTGGAGATGTCGATGGGGGGACAGATCCAGCACGCCATCAACGGCTGGAATCATGGCTACCCGCCGTACCCCTACATTGCGGTGGTCGACGAGGATGCCCCCGAGCCGAGAGAAGGCCGATTCGGCGTCACACGGCCGAAGAAGAAGCTGGCGCCTCACCCCGACTCGCGTCGATTCAACGCAGCCAGAGAGTTGTGCCGACTGCGACGAGAAGAGCACCTGAGAGGCGGGGACATCATCGCCGTCCTGGAGGCGGACCCTGACCGATACCCGATCGAGGGCCGGTGGACGTACAACCTCGTGGAAGGTCTGATTGCCAACCCCAAACTGACCGGGTATCAGGTGTACAACCGCAAGGCATCGCGCACCGGCCGGGCCGGATACACGACGCTGAACCCCATCTCGCAATGGGTCTGGTCACCCAAGGAAGTGCACGAACCAGTGGTCAGCCTGGAGGAGTGGAAGGCAGCCCAGGAGGTCACCGCAGGACTCCGGGCGTCGAAGGACGCAGGGGGGCCGCTACTGCGCATCCGCGCCGCAGCTCGTCAGCGAGGGCTCACCGTCACTGTGGTCAACAGCAGCGACACGCACACGCTCTACCGGATCGGAGACCGAAAAGTGGCGCTGCCCAACCCCCTTCCGCAGGTCCTCGCCCAACAGATCATCGACGATTTGGGGGGTACGCCGTGA
- a CDS encoding histone-like nucleoid-structuring protein Lsr2, with amino-acid sequence MAQKVQVLLIDDLEGGEADETVEFGLDGKQYVIDLKDKNAKKLRKALEPFLAAGRKTGGGRGGSGKRSAGSKAGGGQDTAAIRSWAKDNGFEVNDRGRVPANIREAYEKANA; translated from the coding sequence ATGGCTCAGAAGGTTCAGGTCCTGCTCATTGATGACCTGGAGGGCGGCGAGGCGGACGAGACCGTTGAGTTCGGCCTCGACGGCAAGCAGTACGTGATCGACCTGAAGGACAAGAACGCCAAGAAGCTGCGGAAGGCGCTTGAGCCGTTCCTGGCGGCCGGTCGCAAGACCGGTGGAGGCCGGGGTGGGAGCGGGAAGCGGTCCGCGGGGAGCAAGGCGGGCGGCGGCCAGGACACGGCTGCCATCCGTTCGTGGGCGAAGGACAACGGCTTTGAGGTCAACGACCGTGGCCGTGTCCCGGCGAACATCCGCGAGGCCTACGAGAAGGCCAACGCCTGA
- a CDS encoding peptidoglycan-binding protein: MTPAQIKAQLRKFDVPFKEYRSWETHNRNHKGAWGPVNGFMVHHTGSDSRDQRALLYGGIAGLPGPLCHFGLAQDGTVHLVGWGRANHAGSGDPDVLRAVQNESYGKNPPADNQSTVDGNARFYGVEIWYSGSHQMTGPQYKTLLRLAAAVCDFHGWSEKSVIGHGEWGSPGKWDPGYKPGRMMDMAEVRSDVKTVLKPGGKPPTKPDKPKPPTKPKPGPGPFPGTAYFRPGASNKYVTMLGKQLVKRGYGRFYKVGPGPTWTSVDRAAVRAFQKAQGWSGSDADGYPGRETWRRLFA; encoded by the coding sequence ATGACGCCTGCTCAGATTAAGGCGCAGCTCAGGAAGTTCGATGTTCCGTTCAAGGAGTACCGATCCTGGGAGACCCACAACCGGAATCACAAGGGCGCTTGGGGCCCCGTGAACGGCTTCATGGTCCATCACACTGGTTCTGACTCCAGGGACCAGCGGGCCCTTCTCTACGGCGGAATAGCGGGCCTCCCTGGGCCGCTCTGCCATTTCGGGCTCGCCCAGGACGGCACGGTTCATCTCGTCGGCTGGGGCCGAGCGAATCACGCCGGTTCCGGTGACCCTGACGTTCTCCGGGCTGTTCAGAACGAGTCCTACGGCAAGAACCCTCCGGCTGACAATCAGTCGACTGTCGACGGCAATGCCCGCTTCTACGGTGTCGAGATCTGGTACTCCGGAAGCCATCAGATGACGGGCCCTCAGTACAAGACTCTACTCAGGCTCGCTGCTGCCGTTTGTGACTTCCATGGCTGGTCTGAGAAGAGCGTCATCGGTCACGGCGAGTGGGGCTCTCCTGGCAAGTGGGATCCCGGCTACAAGCCCGGTCGCATGATGGACATGGCCGAGGTGCGATCCGACGTAAAGACGGTGCTCAAGCCGGGCGGCAAGCCGCCGACGAAGCCCGACAAGCCGAAGCCGCCCACCAAGCCGAAGCCTGGCCCCGGCCCCTTCCCCGGCACCGCGTATTTCCGTCCTGGTGCCAGCAACAAGTACGTGACGATGCTCGGTAAGCAGCTCGTCAAGCGCGGCTATGGAAGGTTCTACAAGGTAGGCCCTGGCCCGACGTGGACGAGCGTCGACCGGGCCGCGGTGCGCGCCTTCCAGAAGGCTCAGGGCTGGTCTGGCAGTGATGCCGACGGCTATCCAGGCCGTGAGACATGGCGCCGACTCTTCGCCTAA
- a CDS encoding Gp37-like protein has translation MPYRVEVFDKDLKRVGEIDEWISLDFTVKLRQEGSWQILIKDGTPQSQLIEKGGGIAIWQEGVSKPLLSGQVEIFQKYWTKLQHTGPGSLYISGKCHNVLAYRRLMFPDPSRPVSEQYLSRLPNRWVNEPSAGHAIYKEFLAAFGAGTVPDRRIGNIVLTDSTAGRAMGGVLRWDILGERLEEWCEKRDVAYRFIYNAETQKIDAEIFALRDLSKTVRFSPDLGNLREYIWTLSAPKVTRAIIGCSGENLERYFYQKIDTASEAEWGMQIERLIDQRDIQLKVDRATGQPVRSDSSMTAEDVDAAKYAVQTAAADALREGEKNGNFQVYPIDTPDCQFGKHYFVGDKVTVAVDGTEYSDVVREVVISVDDGGNTQDVAPKIGEQGSGEPLNLYKTVYEMQKKIRRLEARM, from the coding sequence ATGCCGTATCGCGTCGAGGTCTTCGACAAGGACTTGAAGCGGGTAGGCGAGATCGACGAGTGGATCTCATTGGATTTCACGGTCAAGCTCCGCCAAGAGGGCTCGTGGCAGATCCTCATCAAGGACGGCACCCCTCAGTCTCAACTCATCGAGAAGGGCGGAGGGATCGCCATCTGGCAGGAGGGTGTTTCCAAACCGCTCCTGTCGGGTCAGGTCGAGATCTTCCAGAAATATTGGACGAAGTTGCAGCACACTGGCCCTGGATCGCTCTACATCTCAGGCAAGTGCCATAACGTCCTGGCCTACCGCCGGTTGATGTTCCCCGACCCCTCCAGACCGGTGAGCGAGCAGTATCTGAGTCGCCTTCCGAACCGATGGGTCAATGAACCTTCCGCGGGTCATGCGATCTACAAAGAATTTCTCGCCGCCTTCGGGGCCGGCACAGTGCCTGACCGGCGAATCGGAAACATCGTCCTCACTGATTCGACAGCTGGTCGGGCGATGGGTGGAGTCCTCCGGTGGGACATTCTTGGCGAACGGCTTGAGGAGTGGTGCGAGAAGCGTGATGTTGCCTACCGCTTCATTTACAACGCCGAGACACAGAAGATTGATGCCGAGATCTTCGCCCTCCGGGATCTTTCCAAGACCGTCCGCTTCAGTCCCGACCTCGGCAACCTCCGCGAGTACATATGGACTCTCAGCGCACCCAAGGTTACGCGGGCCATCATCGGCTGCTCTGGGGAGAACCTGGAAAGATACTTCTACCAAAAGATCGACACCGCGTCAGAGGCCGAGTGGGGCATGCAGATTGAACGCCTCATCGATCAGCGGGACATTCAACTGAAGGTCGACCGGGCCACCGGCCAGCCGGTGAGATCCGACTCGTCGATGACGGCCGAGGACGTCGATGCAGCCAAATACGCAGTACAGACAGCAGCAGCCGACGCCCTTCGAGAGGGCGAGAAGAACGGTAATTTTCAGGTCTACCCGATCGATACGCCCGACTGCCAATTCGGTAAACACTACTTCGTAGGCGACAAGGTCACCGTAGCCGTGGACGGCACCGAGTACAGCGACGTCGTCCGGGAGGTCGTCATCTCCGTGGACGACGGTGGAAACACTCAGGACGTCGCCCCGAAAATCGGCGAGCAGGGTTCCGGCGAACCCTTGAACTTGTACAAGACCGTCTACGAGATGCAGAAGAAGATCAGGCGATTGGAGGCGAGGATGTAA
- a CDS encoding phage tail domain-containing protein — protein MDYEPPEPEAWGRTQVTITGRGGRGEEVPLTASGGSAWPAVFMLPGATGLDAPPVALFSDDSPGLDGSIFRSSRASAREIMLPVYLYGIDRPTVNELKRRLFYTLNPKSGPCVLKFTEGDNSTRLLTAYYKGGMEGAEGESAGFTWAKYGLTFVAMDPWFYGEREETTRWRFGEGEPLVSPTKPFFPMAIADGVMGGPGSEIFINNPGDVDAWPVWKLKGPIKSFSLGYTPEVGPQAVIKANAPADGSDLIPTGRTLTIDTRPGRKTVMDDRDTNYWSRLATNPQFWSIEPGYSTGQFTVVTGSGKASVTLSFLPRYATYV, from the coding sequence ATGGACTACGAGCCGCCTGAGCCGGAGGCCTGGGGCCGTACGCAGGTCACCATCACAGGTCGAGGCGGTAGGGGGGAGGAGGTCCCTCTTACTGCCTCGGGCGGCTCGGCCTGGCCCGCTGTCTTCATGCTGCCGGGGGCGACGGGGCTCGATGCCCCGCCGGTCGCGCTCTTCTCCGATGACAGTCCGGGGCTCGACGGATCCATTTTCAGGTCCTCCCGAGCATCTGCCAGAGAGATCATGCTGCCTGTCTACCTGTATGGGATCGACAGGCCCACGGTCAACGAATTGAAGCGAAGACTCTTCTACACCCTCAATCCCAAGTCCGGTCCGTGCGTTCTGAAGTTCACGGAGGGCGACAACTCGACCCGGCTCCTGACCGCCTACTACAAGGGCGGCATGGAGGGCGCGGAGGGCGAGTCAGCCGGTTTCACCTGGGCCAAGTACGGCTTGACCTTCGTCGCTATGGACCCATGGTTCTACGGCGAACGTGAGGAGACGACGCGTTGGCGGTTCGGTGAGGGTGAGCCTCTGGTGAGCCCAACGAAACCGTTCTTCCCGATGGCCATTGCCGATGGAGTGATGGGCGGCCCTGGCAGCGAGATATTCATCAACAACCCTGGCGACGTCGACGCTTGGCCGGTATGGAAGCTCAAAGGACCGATCAAGTCCTTCAGTCTCGGCTACACGCCGGAAGTTGGGCCGCAAGCAGTCATCAAGGCAAATGCTCCCGCCGACGGATCGGATCTGATTCCTACCGGCCGCACGCTGACGATCGACACGCGCCCTGGGCGCAAGACGGTGATGGACGACAGGGACACGAACTACTGGTCCCGACTGGCTACGAACCCACAGTTCTGGTCTATCGAACCGGGTTACAGCACGGGTCAGTTCACAGTAGTCACGGGATCAGGTAAGGCGTCAGTGACGCTCTCGTTCCTGCCAAGGTACGCCACTTACGTCTAG